A window of the Brassica napus cultivar Da-Ae chromosome C5, Da-Ae, whole genome shotgun sequence genome harbors these coding sequences:
- the LOC106409287 gene encoding uncharacterized protein LOC106409287, protein MVDTNNCLAKVFRRVRDRYEANSEEDFTISLISDKGKGKQYDLPQSSEVVGLIVGEMSDTICERDIVVKFQSTNLTEIRDDHPLYMSLQYPLLFPYGEYGFNTEIPLHLEEGSSRTRKFVSIRQFYASQIQTRLKEGMTLIKSGRLLHQYVVDVYSSIEEDRLRWHRLNQDVLRAELYSNVCDAVGKGDTDARTVGKRFILPPSFTGGPRYLIEKYHDAMAICRQFGNPDLFITMTANPNWKEIKDHLAAYGGDSPNDRPDIECRVFKMKLDQLLDDFKKGTFFAPYTAALHRIEFQKRGLPHAHILLWFGDHSRTPSPEEIDKIISAELPDKQKDPEAYELVAKHMIHGPCGLDRPRSPCMENHVCAKKFPRPFTESTSIDKSGYIIYRRRKNENANVLKDGILLDNASVIPYNIEILKKYAAHINVEWCNRTSAIKYLFKYITKGVDRATVLVEKGPDPPPSENGSDPQTSEKGKEKVKKARNEIKEYQDCRYLSACESMWRTFAYSIHKRQPSVMKLVVHLEGEHNITIKDTDNLGRVIQKPGIEKTMFTEWMVLCRTSAFARTLTYVQIPEFFTWNNSSKVWSERKRGTSIGRVVTVHPASGDRYYLRILINKVKGPRSYTELRTFNGVTYPDFKSTCCARGLLANDAEWHESMAELNTWGTPSQLREMFVTLLIYCHVANPKELWDKCWKTLSEDILYKKRKEFKHPQLEIDDAKLEQYTLLELEKALRNQEHTLTDFPGMPTPDPLLLKELGNTLWQQELQYNVAEEKSRHDTQYTLLNREQLDVYQAIIESTQEDYGKLFFVYGAGGTGKTFLYQTIISRLRSEKKIVLPVASSGIAALLLPGGRTAHSRFNIPIDLKATSTCHITPGTMLAELIEKAALIIWDEAPMTHRHAFEALDRSLRDILSLHDPKAKTLPFGGKTVLLGGDFRQILPVIPQGTRAEIVSASISHSYLWGSCHKFTLQKNMRLSEDEKEFSNYVLRVGDGNPLPTEVNEFDEDEEDQLISIDRTLVEEVSSDPHKQILEATYGRTDQWKGTKQDYTERAILTPRNETVDEINEYMISEADGVSKEYLSSDSFGVIDTDSANNETLYPVEYLNSLSFPGLPAHKLTLKVGAPFMLLRNLNQKKGLCNGTRLIVTYLGERVIRGEIVTGSHIGHKVDLPRIILSESVTKHPFTLERRQFPIRLCYAMTINKSQGQSLKGVVLYLPKPVFTHGQLYVGLSRVTTKSGLKIIQGKDQKIGRVKNIVYKEIYNGLPESISDDHPEQASRNLQQLSIP, encoded by the exons ATGGTGGATACCAACAACTGCCTGGCAAAAGTTTTTAGGAGGGTTCGAGATCGGTACGAGGCAAACTCTGAAGAAGATTTTACAATCAGTCTCATATCTGATAAAGGGAAAGGCAAACAATATGACTTACCCCAATCATCTGAGGTTGTTGGACTAATTGTCGGCGAAATGTCAGACACTATATGTGAGAGAGATATAGTCGTCAAGTTTCAGTCAACTAATTTGACAGAGATACGAGATGATCATCCACTCTACATGAGCCTCCAATACCCACTTCTGTTTCCTTATGGTGAGTATGGTTTCAATACCGAAATTCCGTTGCATTTAGAGGAAGGAAGCTCGAGGACAAGAAAATTTGTCAGTATACGGCAATTTTATGCCTCCCAAATACAAACTCGGTTAAAAGAAGGAATGACACTCATTAAGTCTGGGCGCCTCCTCCACCAATATGTTGTCGATGTATATTCTTCAATCGAGGAAGATCGTCTTCGATGGCATAGGCTCAATCAAGACGTTCTAAGGGCTGAATTATACAGTAATGTTTGTGATGCAGTCGGAAAAGGTGACACCGATGCAAGGACGGTTGGTAAGAGGTTTATCCTACCACCGAGTTTTACTGGTGGGCCCCGTTATCTGATTGAGAAATATCATGATGCAATGGCGATATGCAGACAGTTTGGGAATCCAGATTTATTCATCACAATGACGGCAAACCCAAATTGGAAAGAGATCAAAGACCATCTAGCAGCTTACGGTGGTGATAGCCCGAATGACAGACCAGATATTGAGTGTCGAGTTTTCAAAATGAAACTAGACCAGCTGCTAGATGATTTTAAGAAGGGTACATTCTTCGCCCCATACACAGCAG CTCTTCATAGGATTGAGTTCCAAAAAAGAGGTCTTCCCCACGCACATATTTTGTTGTGGTTTGGAGACCACTCTAGGACACCCAGCCCTGAAGAAATCGACAAGATTATTTCGGCCGAGCTTCCGGACAAGCAGAAAGACCCCGAAGCCTATGAATTGGTTGCAAAGCACATGATCCATGGGCCATGTGGACTCGATAGACCTCGATCACCATGTATGGAGAATCATGTATGTGCGAAGAAATTTCCCCGCCCATTTACCGAGTCTACATCAATTGATAAGTCTGGGTACATAATATATCGTCGCCGGAAGAACGAAAATGCGAATGTTTTAAAGGACGGAATTCTTCTAGACAATGCTTCTGTCATCCCTTATAACATAGAAATCCTGAAGAAGTATGCAGCTCATATAAACGTTGAATGGTGCAATCGGACATCCGCTATCAAATACCTTTTCAAATACATCACAAAAGGAGTCGACAGGGCGACAGTTCTGGTTGAGAAAGGCCCCGACCCACCGCCATCCGAGAATGGAAGCGACCCCCAGACATCCGAGAAAGGCAAGGAAAAGGTCAAGAAAGCAAGGAATGAGATAAAAGAGTATCAGGACTGTCGATACTTATCCGCTTGCGAATCCATGTGGAGGACTTTCGCTTATTCTATACATAAACGCCAACCATCCGTCATGAAGTTGGTTGTCCATCTGGAAGGTGAACATAATATCACTATCAAAGATACGGATAACCTAGGCAGAGTTATACAGAAGCCAGGCATCGAAAAGACTATGTTCACCGAGTGGATGGTTCTATGCAGAACATCTGCGTTCGCCCGCACCTTAACGTATGTCCAGATTCCTGAGTTCTTCACATGGAACAATAGCTCAAAAGTCTGGTCAGAGCGAAAGAGAGGAACTTCAATTGGTCGGGTTGTTACTGTACATCCCGCTTCAGGGGATCGATACTATTTGAGGATACTGATAAACAAAGTGAAGGGCCCGAGAAGTTACACTGAGCTTAGAACCTTCAACGGTGTCACATATCCCGATTTCAAAAGCACCTGCTGCGCACGAGGTCTTCTCGCTAACGATGCTGAATGGCACGAAAGTATGGCCGAACTCAACACATGGGGTACACCTTCTCAGCTAAGAGAAATGTTTGTCACGTTACTTATCTACTGTCATGTTGCTAACCCTAAGGAATTGTGGGATAAGTGCTGGAAAACCCTGAGTGAGGACATCCTCTACAAGAAACGTAAGGAATTCAAACACCCACAGCTAGAAATAGATGATGCTAAGCTCGAGCAGTATACATTACTTGAACTCGAGAAGGCTTTGCGGAACCAAGAACACACCCTTACTGATTTTCCAGGAATGCCTACTCCTGATCCTCTCCTACTTAAAGAGCTAGGTAATACTTTGTGGCAGCAAGAGCTACAGTATAATGTCGCCGAGGAGAAGAGTAGACATGACACCCAGTACACGTTGCTCAACCGTGAACAATTGGACGTCTATCAGGCTATTATCGAGTCGACTCAAGAAGACTACGGGAAGCTATTTTTTGTCTACGGGGCTGGAGGCACAGGCAAAACATTTTTATACCAGACAATCATTTCGAGACTACGGTCAGAGAAAAAGATAGTCCTTCCCGTTGCTTCATCTGGAATAGCAGCCCTACTACTACCAGGCGGCAGGACTGCCCACTCCCGTTTCAATATCCCAATCGATCTAAAGGCCACATCCACCTGCCACATTACACCTGGAACTATGCTCGCAGAGTTAATAGAAAAGGCAGCTCTAATCATATGGGATGAGGCACCTATGACACACAGGCATGCTTTCGAAGCCCTCGATAGGTCCTTAAGAGACATTCTTTCTTTACATGATCCCAAAGCCAAAACTCTCCCATTCGGCGGAAAAACTGTTCTCCTAGGAGGTGATTTCAGACAGATCTTACCAGTCATCCCACAAGGCACCAGAGCTGAAATTGTCTCTGCCTCCATAAGTCATTCATATCTATGGGGATCATGCCATAAATTCACCCTCCAGAAGAATATGCGCCTCAGCGAAGATGAGAAAGAATTCTCCAACTACGTCCTAAGAGTTGGCGATGGGAACCCCCTACCTACTGAGGTCAATGAatttgatgaagatgaagaagatcagCTCATTTCTATTGACCGAACATTGGTCGAGGAGGTCAGCTCAGATCCTCACAAACAAATTCTAGAAGCTACTTACGGGCGAACTGACCAGTGGAAAGGAACCAAGCAAGACTATACAGAAAGGGCTATCCTCACACCAAGGAACGAAACGGTGGATGAGATCAATGAATACATGATATCTGAAGCTGACGGTGTTTCAAAGGAATATCTCAGTTCCGATAGCTTCGGTGTAATAGACACCGACTCTGCGAACAACGAGACATTGTACCCGGTAGAGTATTTAAACTCACTGAGCTTTCCAGGCCTGCCTGCACATAAGCTTACATTGAAAGTGGGTGCCCCTTTCATGCTCCTAAGGAATTTAAATCAGAAGAAGGGGTTATGCAACGGAACACGTCTGATTGTCACTTACCTAGGTGAGCGTGTTATTAGAGGTGAAATAGTTACAGGCTCCCATATTGGACATAAAGTGGACCTTCCAAGAATCATACTATCGGAATCAGTAACTAAACATCCGTTCACTCTAGAAAGGCGGCAATTTCCGATCAGGCTATGTTACGCAATGACAATTAACAAAAGTCAGGGTCAGAGTTTGAAAGGTGTCGTGCTGTATTTGCCCAAACCCGTTTTCACCCATGGGCAGCTCTATGTTGGTCTTTCCCGAGTTACTACCAAGTCAGGCCTCAAAATTATACAAGGAAAGGATCAAAAGATAGGAAGGGTCAAAAACATTGTCTACAAAGAAATATACAACGGTTTACCAG AATCAATATCCGATGATCACCCAGAGCAGGCTTCCCGGAATCTTCAACAACTTTCTATACCATAA